DNA from Methanocalculus alkaliphilus:
ATCGAGGCGTTGGAACGGGTCGCGGCGTTGATCGGATAGCATTAAGTCGGCGTTCCAACAATGATCATCCCGTATGATTACTGTACAGGAGTATCTCAGGGAACATGGGTGTGATGAGGATCTCGGCCGCCTCATCTCTCTCATCGCGGATCAGGCGGATCCGATCCGGGGGGCCTTCATTGCAAACCAGAGCTATGCAACGACCCTCAACTCCTCAGGTGAGGTTCAGGCAGAACTGGATGCATGGGCTGATGACCATCTGATCAGGGTCATGAAGGAATCAGGGCTCGTCTCCAGGATTGCTTCAGAGGAGCAGGATGAGGTTGTTGAATGCCCTGAGAGCTGTTCTGACTATACGGTCGTGATGGATCCTCTGGACGGCTCTTCCCTGATCGCTGTCAATCTCGCGGTTGGTTCGATCTTTGGGATATATAAGGGGCCGGTTCTTCAGCGGGGCCGGGATCTCGCTGCTGCCCTTTACCTCCTCTATGGCCCGATGACGACCCTCACCCTCTCCATTGGATCCGGTGTTGCCACCTTTGCACTCGCAGATGATGGCCGTTTCCTCCTGATGGAGGATGGAATTCGTATGCCCGAGGGGAGTATCTATGGGAGCGGCGGTACCCGGCCTGAGTGGACAGAGAAGCATACCGCGTTCATCACCTCGATTGAGGATGACGGGGGGAAGGTCCGGTACTCCGGATCCTTTGTCGCCGACTTTCATCAGATCCTGAAATACGGGGGCCTGTATGCCTATCCGGCTGCCAGGGGCAAGCCAGAAGGCAAGCTCAGGCTCGTCTTTGAGGCACAGCCGATCGGTTTCCTTGCCATGCAGGCCGGGGGGCGGATCAGCGATGGTTTCACCGATACTCTTGATATTCTTCCCACAGATGTCCACCAGAAGATCCCGATCTATGTCGGAAGCCGGGGGCTCATCGAGCGGCTCGAGTCGATGGGGGAGTAGCCGGTAATGGCTGATCTCCTCTCCTGCACCCTCGTCACCGCCCGTCTCGGAGGCTTTGTGGGGGCTCATCGTGCCCATCCCGGGATGCTTGAGATTGCAACCCGGCTCCTCAGAAAAGAGGAAGGGGGGGTGATCATCGATTCTTTCGTCTTCAGGTGTGGTGATTCGGTCGGTCTTCTCCTGACCCACCGGGATTCAATGGAACATCTTCAGGATCTGATCAGGAGTGTCATCACAGCGTGCAGGGAGTATCTTGACAGGAAAGGGATCTCCTGTGATATCTCCGATCCCCCGTTCGCCTCTGCCAGACTGACTTTTTCTGAGCGGGACCGGGAGACGATCCTCGTCCTCCTCTCGGATCTCCCCTCCATCGACCTCTATAATCTCCATCTCTTCCGGATTTTTGGTGATCCCTTCGGAACTACACGGCTGGTGACGGAGGATGCGCTCCGTGAAGGGTTCGTCTTCCACCTCTCCGGGGATCGTGTCTACAGTCTGCCGGAGGATACATATCGTCTCTTATCTTTGATACGTAAACCCCAGGATGCCAGGGTGCTCAGGATCAGCAGGAGGGACGGGGAGCCTGTAGCATCTGTTACCACTCCTCAGGAAACCGGATCTACCGGGCTGATCATCCGCGCAGGGGGGGTCTTCCCTGATACCGGTGAGATCATCGAACCGTTTTCGGTTCCTTCCATGGCTCGATCACCCGGAAGGCCGATGATGCCTCTTCTCCCGGTCTCTCTCTGCGATGCCCAGGGTTCGCGATCGGGGGGCCCTCCCCGGATCGTCTCACTCGGCTTCTCGATTGCGAATGGAAGGCTAATCGGTCCTGCGGATATCTTCGATGATCCGGCGCTTGATCAGGTGCGGCGGCTCGGCGCTGATATCACCGGATATGCACGATCCCATGGGCCGTTTGATCCGTTTCTCTGAGATAGCATGAAAAGCTTAATCTGTGTACGATCCCATATTATCCACAATGGTCTCAAGTATCGTGTTGCCGATAAAAAAAGTCAATTCTCTGGTTGAATCCCGGATCATCGTTGAAATTAAGGATGATGGTCGGAGATTTCAGGGAAGGCTTATTGCAGTCGATGAATACCTGAACCTCCATCTGGAGGATGCGACCGAGATCGCAGAAGAATCCAGGGAGCGAAACCTCGGCTGTGTCGTGATCCGCGGGAACAACATACTGAGTATCGCACCAGTTCTCTAAGCTTATGACCGACGAACTGTTCGACGAAGCACTCCGGGTGATCCAGTCGAAGAGTGACGGAGTACTCCAGAGTGAACTCTGGAAGCTCCTTGATGTCGATTCAAGGAAATGCTCCCGGATTGTCAAGCGGCTTATTGACCTTGGGATGGTCGAACGTCACGAGTTTCGTAAGAACGGGATTAAGACCTATCTTCTGAAATCCACAAAGAAACGGGTGGTCGATCCCCTGCTCTTACTTGCCGGGGATCATCTCGTCCCCTGTGTCGGATGCGAGCGCGAGTGCGTTGTGGAGAGTTGCGAGCTCCTCCTCGACTGGATGTATGAGCTTGCCGTCTCTGATTTCGAGGAGTAGGCCTCCTCTGTTTTTTCGGATCAATTGATCCTGGATAAATATCCGTATTGAGAATGGTATAGGGTGAATCGACCCCGATCAGAGGAGGGGAGCTGCCAGGTGCATGGTGTGATGCTCCTTGTTGCCATCACCATCATCCTTGCCCTCCTCCTCCTCCTGATGCTCCATATCCCGCTCTGGCCCACATACTCAAAGGGGCCGCCGGAGATATTTGCGATCACCGATCTGAAGCACCATTGTGAGACCGGTAGGCTCAATTACGACAGCAGGGTGACGATCATGCATACCGGCACGGCCATCTACCGGAACGATGATCTCAGGGCAGAGATCTTCGTCAATGATCAGAAGACGCATGCAAATATCGTGACGATGAATGCCCATCGATTCATATCATCATACCATATCGGTGTGCAGCGCCTCTGGGGCATCGGGTCGACGGGGCACTACTGGTATCCGGGAGCCCCCGTCTACCTTGATCTGACGGATGGCACCTTCAGGCCCGGTGATCTCGTCAGGCTTGATGTCTATCATAAGGAGCATGGGCGCATCATATCCCGGTCTGAGATGATCGCATGACCGATCGCGCAATAAGCCGTGCAACCCTGACCGGCTCGGGGACCTTTCCGTCCAGGGTGATCTGGTGTATGATCTCTTCGGCCGTCGTCAGGGGAATGCCGGCTCGCCTGAGATAGACCGTATGGCCTGTATGGAGGCGGACAAAATCCCGTTCCCCGAGTGCTTTATATGCGGCAAGTCTCTCTGAATCGCCGGGGAAATGGTATCTGAGTGTATCGCATAGCCCGTCTGATTGCTCATACGTAATAATAATAACAGGCCGGTCTGTCGTCTGGCTGATGATGTCAGGACTGATGATATTATACCAGGCCATCACAGCACCGGATATGAGGATGAGATTGATGTCAGATCGGTTCAGCGTTTCATAGATCCGGATGATGGCCTCTGTTGCATCCATCCCTCCAACAGTAATGGTCTCCAGTGCGGCGCCATCTATCCGGAGATCCCGCCGCATCACGATCCCGGCCAGGATAGATCGATCCCGTCCCCTGAAGCTCTCTGCAATGCCGAGGATCCGGGTGCCGGATTTTTCCGGATGCATGAAAGCCATTATCAGAGTAGACTTATTAATTATTGTACAATGGCCATCGAAAGAGAGGATGTCTGCATCCTTATTCCCACACTCAATGAAGTTCTCACCATAGGTCCCCTGATCCAGGACTTCAGGGAGATGGGTTTTTCGCATATCTTTGTTATCGATGGGAACAGCACGGATGGAACCGTTCAGGCAGCTGAAGCGGCAGGTGCCCGGGTTGTGCGTCAGACAGGGAAGGGGAAGGGCACCGCCATCATCGAGGCCTTTTCATTGATAGACGATCCCTATATCCTGATGCTGGATGGGGATGGAACCTATGCGCCGGCAGATGCAGACCGGATGCTCGCCCCCCTTGCAGAAGGTGCCGACCATGTCATCGGGGATCGGCTCACCGCCTGTGATGAGGGTGCCCTGACCCGCCTGAACCGCTTTGGCAATCATGTCATCAACGTCCTCTTCAAATGGGCGCATGGCGCGTATCTCCAGGATATCCTCTCCGGGTACCGGGCCTTTACACAGGAGTCCCTTGACCG
Protein-coding regions in this window:
- a CDS encoding LSM domain-containing protein — encoded protein: MVSSIVLPIKKVNSLVESRIIVEIKDDGRRFQGRLIAVDEYLNLHLEDATEIAEESRERNLGCVVIRGNNILSIAPVL
- the aglJ gene encoding S-layer glycoprotein N-glycosyltransferase AglJ encodes the protein MAIEREDVCILIPTLNEVLTIGPLIQDFREMGFSHIFVIDGNSTDGTVQAAEAAGARVVRQTGKGKGTAIIEAFSLIDDPYILMLDGDGTYAPADADRMLAPLAEGADHVIGDRLTACDEGALTRLNRFGNHVINVLFKWAHGAYLQDILSGYRAFTQESLDRLKLKETGFEIETEIAVEVVRNDLKVVVIPVSYCERPGTPTKLHPFRDGYKIIRTIYRLAKVANPLFYFGLIGMLLTVAGGLLGVYVVYEWFQNIERIPMTILTVLLIMAGLMITMFGLLGDLFLAFHRETTQELKKVREELESLKGKME
- a CDS encoding helix-turn-helix transcriptional regulator, which encodes MTDELFDEALRVIQSKSDGVLQSELWKLLDVDSRKCSRIVKRLIDLGMVERHEFRKNGIKTYLLKSTKKRVVDPLLLLAGDHLVPCVGCERECVVESCELLLDWMYELAVSDFEE
- a CDS encoding type IV pilin; amino-acid sequence: MNRPRSEEGSCQVHGVMLLVAITIILALLLLLMLHIPLWPTYSKGPPEIFAITDLKHHCETGRLNYDSRVTIMHTGTAIYRNDDLRAEIFVNDQKTHANIVTMNAHRFISSYHIGVQRLWGIGSTGHYWYPGAPVYLDLTDGTFRPGDLVRLDVYHKEHGRIISRSEMIA
- a CDS encoding fructose 1,6-bisphosphatase; protein product: MADLLSCTLVTARLGGFVGAHRAHPGMLEIATRLLRKEEGGVIIDSFVFRCGDSVGLLLTHRDSMEHLQDLIRSVITACREYLDRKGISCDISDPPFASARLTFSERDRETILVLLSDLPSIDLYNLHLFRIFGDPFGTTRLVTEDALREGFVFHLSGDRVYSLPEDTYRLLSLIRKPQDARVLRISRRDGEPVASVTTPQETGSTGLIIRAGGVFPDTGEIIEPFSVPSMARSPGRPMMPLLPVSLCDAQGSRSGGPPRIVSLGFSIANGRLIGPADIFDDPALDQVRRLGADITGYARSHGPFDPFL
- a CDS encoding class 1 fructose-bisphosphatase, which produces MITVQEYLREHGCDEDLGRLISLIADQADPIRGAFIANQSYATTLNSSGEVQAELDAWADDHLIRVMKESGLVSRIASEEQDEVVECPESCSDYTVVMDPLDGSSLIAVNLAVGSIFGIYKGPVLQRGRDLAAALYLLYGPMTTLTLSIGSGVATFALADDGRFLLMEDGIRMPEGSIYGSGGTRPEWTEKHTAFITSIEDDGGKVRYSGSFVADFHQILKYGGLYAYPAARGKPEGKLRLVFEAQPIGFLAMQAGGRISDGFTDTLDILPTDVHQKIPIYVGSRGLIERLESMGE
- a CDS encoding DUF99 family protein, with product MHPEKSGTRILGIAESFRGRDRSILAGIVMRRDLRIDGAALETITVGGMDATEAIIRIYETLNRSDINLILISGAVMAWYNIISPDIISQTTDRPVIIITYEQSDGLCDTLRYHFPGDSERLAAYKALGERDFVRLHTGHTVYLRRAGIPLTTAEEIIHQITLDGKVPEPVRVARLIARSVMRSSQTGI